From the genome of Prunus persica cultivar Lovell chromosome G8, Prunus_persica_NCBIv2, whole genome shotgun sequence:
TTAATGGTTTTATTTAGCTAATCTTCGGAATTTAAAATGCGATTGTGTTGGGAATTAGAGTTTCTAAATGCTAATCTTAGGGGTTTATCATCGATTGTCTGGTAGCTTGTTGGCATTAATGATATTTCTATAAAGGGTAAGTGAAGTTGGTCACGACTGTCATGCCTTCAATAATGGATTTTATGTTAGGAAATCGGGTCCTTGATCTCTTAGACGCACTTAGAGCCGGCCTTGCCATGAACTAATCCCtaatccaatttctttggtGCTATAATCttaatccaatttcatgatCAGAGTTACGGGAAAATCAACTATTGTCCTACTCAGACTACAACTAGCAGCTGCAATAGGGACAACCGATTCATATGATTGACGTGTCACGTGTAACATGCTGACTCAAAGAATTTCACTAACATAGCAAGTCAATACATATTGAAGAGATATACTAAACTAAATGAGCTTCATTGAGTGATCAGAGAACGAGCATtgttccaaaaataaaaattaaaaaatttacttaATCAAAACAATGTTGGAAAATTTTAACAAAGCAAATAGCAAATTCTGTATGTAaagtaatttggaaaaatgaATGATAAAGGTGGCCAAAGTTACAATACCTCCAGCCATATCATACATTGCTGATACAAGTGTTTAGGGATATGCAAGAACAGCCGACCAATCAGCTTCGCCGCTGAAAGTGCTTTTCCTTGTCATGCTTTCCCTGTAAGAACTAAACTAAGATTTCAGAACTAGAGTATCCTAACAAATAAGAGTGATTGCAGACTGTATCATTTATTTCCTCGTTTGCCTCTCAAATATGGCAAAGGGGAAAGAAAACAAGGCCAACTGTGATTTGGCTTTTCACAATCTCACATTTCCATTCATTTAACTGATTGTTCTAGCATCAAATTGCCATGACCAGAGTAGCTATAACCCTGTAACGGATCTAGCATCACCTTGCCATGAAAAGAATAGTGGCCGTTGAGTTTCTCTGTCACATTTGACCATCAAAGTAGCTATAATCCTACAACAAAATACGAAGTACAGCGAGACCAACTGCAGATATGGAGACAAGGGTTCCTATGCAATATTTGATCACGTCATACTTTGCAGCTTCCAACTGAGCTCTTAATGTATGAATTTCCTGTAAACAAGTTTCAAACAAagtttaaataaaattcaaagttATAATCAATTGATGCAAACCAGAAAACTTCCAGTGCAGTAATGATGGTGCTCACTCGGTCAAGTTTGTTTGTGAGATTGGTGGTTTCTGCATTTTGATTGGCTAGCTCATCGCGTATGCGCCTGCACTCAGGCATCAGTACTAATTATAACAGTaccaagaaccaaaaaaaaaaaactcctgAAGATTATAGATACAATAGtacagagaaaaacaaaagtttgcttaccctctttcaagatttaGATCCAAGCGCTGCCCGGCTGTAACTTTGTCAATCTCGTATCTGTTTcaggaaataaaatatttgagcTAAGAACATAACacaataaaatattgaaaaaaataagttatgaGCCAATATGCCACCTGATGGTAGAAACCACAAACATTATACATCATAAGACATACCTCAATTCACTACGCATCTTCTCTATGTCACCCCTAAGTTTTTCAGTCTCACGTTGCAACATCGAAAAATGGTGCTCCTGCGTAAAGTTGTGGGTTAATTAGAATCAACACAATGATATTGGTCCCATATAAAGTACTATTAAGAATGTACTActattaatgtttatttattttggtcttATAtaaaggagtattcagaataTGATGCTTCATCAAAAGTGTTTACCAGAGTCCTAAAACCATCACATGCATCTAGTACTGAATGTGAACATAAGATATAAATACGTTGATAAAAGCAATGCATGGACTTATTCAACTCATTTGAAGTGGAAAGGTGCTTGAACGAGCATTTTCCAGATCTGGAAGAACATATGGCACAAATGTTTACAGATTTAAGGTCCTTAGTCTCTTGAAgggattttgttgttgaactGTCTCTTGAAgggattttgttgttgaactGTCTCTTGAAgggattttgttgttgaactGGAAGTTCAAATTAGAAGTGTGAATGGCACCTCTACTACTTCCTCATCTATGCAAGCATCTCAAGTCAGTTTTCCAAAATGAATTCCTTGATTTATTATGAAGCAAGAAATGCACTTCATTGAGCATTTCATGATAGAAACCTTCATGAGAATATTGATTAGTTTAGTCAACCCTTCGAAGAAACAGgtcaattttctgattattcAACGAAAGGTGACAGCATGTTGGGGATCAAACCTATCCCCAGCAAATCCTGCTGTGGAAACACTTGCTAATTTCCATATTTTCAATTCTCCCTAACAAACTCAAGTCAACACAGCCTTCCATCCGGCCACCTTCAATTCTACCTACGAAACGACCACCAtatgttttgcttttgtttcaaGGTTAACCATCCAAAAATAGAAACCGGTCAATATTTTCCCCTTGACTTACGGTTTTGGATGACATGCATGCATCTGTACATTTAGTTTTGTGCAATGATGTGAAAGGCAAAACAAGCCCAAGCTGATCGTTGTCAACAATGCTCAACGTGACTTCGTCACATGTTAATATCAAGCCCACCAAAACCCCCTACCCCACACTGAGATTGCATTAAggagtaaataaaaaaatttatggcaGAAAACGACTAAGCTAATGATAATAAATTTCACTAAAGACTAAACCAAAGAATAACTTTTAAGAAAGAAGGATGGAGAAATCTGTTAGAACCTGTGAGCTTTTAACTTCAGATTTAAACTTGGACAGGTTTGATTCTTGTAGCATTCCAGCCTACAAACACCAAAGAAAACGCATCAAAACTACATACAAGATTCGCCGTATCTGCAACTTCTAAACTAAAACTTCATTGAAGCAAATCAACAAACAGTTGGAGAACAGTTTTACCTTCTGCATTTCCGCTTTGGAAACAAAAGCATGAGCCACATTCTCCAAGCTATCGTTCAGAACTTCAGTGATCGCAGCTGTGATCGCCTCCGCCTGCTTCGTCGGCACGCCTTTGGCCTCTAAACCCCTCACCAGAGCCAACGTGTCCACGAGAAACGCGCGATTCCCATTC
Proteins encoded in this window:
- the LOC18768889 gene encoding protein FMP32, mitochondrial, encoding MAICKRVLQTGADSAFLFASFRRNLYSPSSTGNNGYGLFSRQISGLVKPNGNRAFLVDTLALVRGLEAKGVPTKQAEAITAAITEVLNDSLENVAHAFVSKAEMQKAGMLQESNLSKFKSEVKSSQEHHFSMLQRETEKLRGDIEKMRSELRYEIDKVTAGQRLDLNLERGRIRDELANQNAETTNLTNKLDREIHTLRAQLEAAKYDVIKYCIGTLVSISAVGLAVLRILL